The Spiribacter roseus genome includes the window ACTTCGACGCCATCGGCCATCGCCTGGTGGGCGAGCGCACCGGCAAGGAGTACCGGCTCACCGACCGCATCCGGGTCCGGCTGGCCCAGGTGAACGTCGACGACGGCAAGATCGACTTCGACCCCATTGCCCATCCCCTGGGGCCGGATGGCGAGCCGCTGGGTGACAGCGCCGGCAGCCGGTCGAAAGGCAACGGCAAGGGCAGGGACAAGGGCAAGGATCGGAGTAAGTCGGGGGGCAAGTCCCGCAACGGCCGTCGCTCGGAGTCGCGCAACCGCCGCCGGCGCGGATGAGCCAGACAACGCTGATCGGTGGCCTCCACTCAGTGCAGGCGGCCCTGCGCTACGACCCGTCACGGGTGCGCGAGGTATGGCTGGACAGCCGCCGTCGTGACGGCCGCCACCAGAAGCTGCGCCGGCAGCTCGAGGCGCTGGAGTGCCCGGTGCATGTCAGCCACCCGCGCGCCCTTGATGAGAAGCTGCCGGATTTCAATCACCAGGGTGTCATCGTCGCCTGGCAGGGCCGGCCGCCGCTGGATGAGGGCGGTCTGGCGCAGCATCTGGACGGGCTCGCGCACGAGCCGCTGATCCTGGTCCTCGATCAGGTGCAGGATCCCCATAATCTGGGCGCCTGTCTGCGCAGCGCCGATGCGGCGGGTGTGGATGCGGTGATTACGCCCCGCGACCGCGCCGCCGGCCTGACGCCGGTGGTCCACCGCGTGGCTGCCGGGGCCGCGGAGGCGGTGCCGCTGTATCAGGTCACCAACCTGGTGCGCTGCCTGCGGGATCTGCGTGATCGGGGGATCTGGCTGTTCGGTCTGGCCGATACGGGGGCCATCGGCCTGCATGACAGTGACCTGGGCGGGGCGGTCGCGGTGGTCATGGGCGCCGAGGGTACCGGGCTGCGGCGGCTCACCCGCGAGCATTGTGATGCCCTCGTGGCCATTCCGATGGCCGGCCGCGTGGAGAGCCTGAATGTCTCCGTCGCCACGGGCGTCGTG containing:
- the rlmB gene encoding 23S rRNA (guanosine(2251)-2'-O)-methyltransferase RlmB, encoding MSQTTLIGGLHSVQAALRYDPSRVREVWLDSRRRDGRHQKLRRQLEALECPVHVSHPRALDEKLPDFNHQGVIVAWQGRPPLDEGGLAQHLDGLAHEPLILVLDQVQDPHNLGACLRSADAAGVDAVITPRDRAAGLTPVVHRVAAGAAEAVPLYQVTNLVRCLRDLRDRGIWLFGLADTGAIGLHDSDLGGAVAVVMGAEGTGLRRLTREHCDALVAIPMAGRVESLNVSVATGVVLFEAVRQRSALS